One window of the Candidatus Hinthialibacter antarcticus genome contains the following:
- a CDS encoding zinc-binding dehydrogenase — MKTRAAVLYELNQPLRIEEIEIPALKPGQLLVDVAYSGVCHSQLMEAQGKRGTDRYLPHLLGHEGAGVVVEIGEGVTKVQPGDRVVLTWIKGSGIDSGGSIYRNGEQAINAGAITTFSDSTVVSENRCVKIEDDIPLDIAALFGCAVLTGAGIVLNSVRPKPNSRMVVWGVGGIGLSAVMAAKLSGVSLLIAVDAQASKLELAKAFGATHTINALEEDAPARIREIVGADGVDYAVEAAGQTSTIESAFNSVRKNGGLCVFASHPPSGEKICLEPHDLISGKQIRGSWGGESNSDEDIPRFAEFYRQGCLPLEKLITNRYPLDEVNKALADLERGDVGRPMLELEGECD, encoded by the coding sequence ATGAAAACCCGCGCTGCTGTTTTATACGAACTCAATCAACCGCTTCGCATTGAAGAGATCGAAATTCCTGCACTCAAACCGGGGCAACTTCTAGTCGATGTCGCATATAGCGGTGTTTGCCACAGCCAGTTGATGGAGGCGCAAGGCAAACGGGGAACTGACCGTTACCTCCCGCATTTACTCGGGCATGAAGGCGCTGGTGTAGTTGTTGAAATCGGCGAAGGCGTGACAAAGGTTCAACCCGGCGACCGTGTTGTTTTGACGTGGATCAAAGGCAGCGGAATCGACAGCGGAGGAAGCATTTATCGAAACGGAGAACAGGCGATCAACGCAGGCGCGATTACCACGTTTAGTGATTCAACGGTCGTTTCCGAAAACCGTTGCGTGAAAATTGAAGATGACATTCCATTAGACATTGCCGCCTTGTTTGGCTGCGCGGTGTTGACGGGCGCTGGTATCGTATTGAATTCCGTCCGTCCTAAACCAAACAGCCGAATGGTTGTTTGGGGCGTCGGTGGAATCGGTCTGAGCGCTGTAATGGCTGCAAAACTAAGCGGCGTATCGCTATTGATTGCGGTAGACGCACAAGCCAGTAAATTGGAACTGGCCAAAGCGTTCGGCGCGACTCATACCATCAACGCCCTCGAGGAAGACGCCCCGGCCCGTATTCGAGAGATTGTCGGCGCTGACGGAGTTGATTACGCGGTTGAAGCGGCGGGTCAAACCTCAACCATCGAGAGTGCGTTTAATAGCGTACGAAAAAACGGCGGATTGTGCGTATTTGCCAGCCATCCTCCCTCGGGAGAAAAAATTTGTCTGGAACCGCATGATTTGATTTCGGGTAAACAGATACGAGGGAGTTGGGGCGGCGAGTCGAATTCGGATGAGGATATTCCGCGTTTTGCTGAATTTTATCGCCAAGGGTGCCTGCCGTTGGAAAAATTAATTACAAATCGTTATCCACTTGATGAAGTCAATAAAGCGCTTGCTGACCTGGAGCGGGGCGACGTTGGCCGCCCGATGCTGGAATTGGAAGGTGAATGTGATTAA